One genomic window of Bremerella sp. JC817 includes the following:
- a CDS encoding prephenate dehydratase domain-containing protein, with protein MRKFPAPALELVETMRLAAQGDPARTISFGGAPGSNSHRAAGQFDPDALPLPCHGFNDAIDAVKTGIAGRALIPIENSQHGRVAD; from the coding sequence ATGCGCAAGTTCCCTGCCCCTGCTCTCGAACTGGTCGAAACGATGCGCCTTGCGGCGCAGGGCGATCCTGCGCGCACGATTTCCTTCGGCGGCGCCCCGGGCTCCAATTCCCACCGCGCCGCGGGACAGTTCGATCCTGATGCGCTGCCGCTGCCCTGCCACGGCTTCAACGACGCGATCGATGCCGTGAAGACCGGCATTGCCGGCCGCGCCCTGATCCCGATCGAGAATTCGCAGCACGGCCGGGTCGCGGAC